The Malus domestica chromosome 10, GDT2T_hap1 nucleotide sequence CCCTTTTGGGTCTTTCAATGTTTCTAATGGGTCAGCGCCGACCAGACCCGAGACAGAGCCAATCCGAGACATACCCGACAACTTTGACGAGCACCAAGTTCGATCTAAGCTTGTAGATTGCGACGGAGAGGATGTTGCCCACTATTCCCCAAATTGCACCCACGTCATTGTGGATAAAATTGTGTATGATGATCCCATATGTGTTGCTGCTCGAAATGATGCCAAGACTCTTGTCACCGCTTTATGGGTCCATCATAGTTTTGATGTCGGACTCCCCATTGATCCCAATTGCAGAGCATGTCCACCGACCCTCTCAAAGCCCAATCCTGGATTCAGCAGCACGTGCAGCCCCATTTCCATCAGACCAAAATCACGTGCATCAACGTCGGGAACGAAGTCCTCGACGGCACCGACACCCAGCTGTCTTTTCTCAGCCATGGCATCCGAGGGTCAAAGCCCTCCGATGAGCTGGAGAGACTCGTACAAGGGGATGTCCTCTGACAACATCAAAGATTGTGTTGGAGCCTTGGACGTCACAGATGATTTACAGCATTTGCTGGATGGGGATAAGCTTACTGGTTTACATTGCTTTCATCACCTCCGGGATCGTGTAGCTGCTTCAATTGAATCGATAAATAGCATTCTTTCTACATAGTTTATGCGTGCTTCCATACACGATGCCGGAGATACAGATGTTATAATTATATCCAGAGTGAAAGCAAGGGCATCTAGTTTCATGAGTGGAGAAGGAGAAGATGGTGAAATTAAATTGGATGATGAAGAAACCTCCAATTTTCAAGATCGTCTTCTTCCTGTCATCATTAGATTGCTTAGAACTGTGGACGATATGCAAAAGCTATGGATATGTTTGCTGTAAAGCAAGTctgcaaaagcaaaaacaagtcTGCCAGAGAGAGTGGAGGTGGAGAGACAGAGACGCCATAGAAAGAAATCAAGAAAGGCAAAAGATACCTTGCAAAGCAACATGGGTGGACAGAGAAGGAgcggggagatcaagaaaaACGGAAACAatagcaaaagcaaagcagaaaacgaaagcaaaagcaaaagcaaaaaaaggAAATGGCATTATTCTCTTGTCTgtcatctgccaaaagaaagaaaaataaagagaaaggaaaaggtaaaaCGTTTAGTAAGCGAAATACGCACATGGAAAAATATCTACAACAACCCAGTACGCACTAACGATCTGCAACTGTCGAAGCTTGTGTGTCgaaacctttgttttgaatatgtaatttatttttcttatctctcGCAAATATCTGTATAACCCTATCACAGgggcaaaaaaaacaaaacaaaacaaaaaaggcaagcctaaaataatgggctggaatgctATGTGGAGGGCAaagacccatatgcccaaaagagccaggccctctattatcaccaaccaggtgatcaaaagtacgtccagtattaccaaaattatttggcaacctgccgctattatcaccaaccaggtgatcaaaagtacacccagtactccaaaattattcggcaacatgccgctattatcaccaaccagatgatcaaaagtacgcccagtactccaaaattattcagtagcctaccgctattatcacccactaggtgatcaaaagtacgtacagtactccaaaattatacatgagcatcactcatgtcaatcatacataaacattcataagcatcactcatgacaatcatacataaacattcataaccatcactcatgtcaacattcataagcatcactcatgctaacatccatgagcatcactcatgccaacatccatgagcatcactcatgtcaatcaacataaacattcatgagcatcactcatgttaatcagcttcgaaaggttcatttacaaagctccaacttcaaaagcttcacttgtaaagcttcacctacaaagcttcagtgcagggtatacaaataccgcctccgaacaaccgccacttcggcccatacatgaattcaatttgaagtctccagccaacagacctTATTGATTGAAAAACTTAGGGGACtacatgaaaaatacttgggggacttagcccattatttatgtactgaggagcgagcccttattctataaaatggactctctcactttcattagagagcacccattattcatgtactgaggagcgagcccttattttataaaagggactccctcaccatcattagagagcatcgccatcagctgagcaaccgcctcgccgcgagcatcactcctaacccatcacttatgtattgaggagcgatcccttattctattaaaatgactccctcaccttcaacgccacaagcctagccaaccaaagcaacataagccacaaaccgagcaacctcacaacatgtgctacttctaattgagcatcatttcaaattgagcactgccttatatcgagcatcagttcaagacgacatctagttacttcggctcacgcatggactgaatttcaagtctccagccaaaagactcttgactgaagacttggaggactactgttcataccatacttagggtctccgtatttagatcatataaatactcgggggactcaaatgtaattatgtaataaatgaaggggcaaatatataataagtgaggagcctttattctataaaaggacccctcactctcctcattaagggaggccaattcttaggccatgggaagagctctctcaccctcagaagctctcaccctctcatcctcaatcctcttagagaaatacaatatcagtgtggacttagcccaaacattgaggtgaaccacgatacatcttgtgttatttactttcctgcagatttacagtcagatttacgttgttccaaaacccccggttttgtgcattaacaaagTGCATATTGTTGTTTGATAAATAGAATTTAAAGTGCCATAATCGTATTAAGTTCACCTTCGTTGACCAGGAAACAATGGGAAATAACAAGTTCATAGCCACATTGTATAAATATGCAAGACAATAAGAACGAGTGTTATACCTTCCCATGGCAGCATATGCTTTTGAGAGGTTCTGGcatgactcaattgaatcagCATGATAGGGACCCAGTGAGACATCCATGATGTCCTTCACAATAGTAAACATCTGTGCAGCTGACTGAGGTCTCTCTAGTTCTAAATATGCTGCCCCCAAGTTATTGTAAATATAGCCGACGCCAAAATGCTTGGGACCAAAGCTCTCTTTCAACCTTTCAGCTGCACTCTCCAAGTAAGGAATAGCATGTGAGACCTTGCCGGTCAACAGAAGTAACCACCCTATTCTAGCTGAAACACTTCCTTCAGAGTGCTGTTCTTGTGGGAGCCTCTCAAGCAAAGCCAATGTTCTTTTTAACAGTGAAATTGCAGTTTCAAACTCATTCATAGTTTCATATTGCATTGTTATCTCCGAGTATGCTTCGGAAACATCTACTAGAGAGACTGTCTATCTCTTGTCAAAAATTCCACAAGCAAGCTCCAAACATCTCTTTGCATCTGCCGTTCTTTCCTGATTACATAATGCTTTTCCCATCCAGATAAACACCAGTGCCCTAgtctcacttgccttatctatctgcTAAACAACACGCTTCAAAGTTTTAATAGCCTCGTCAAAGTTTCCCAGGGTAATCTGCATATTAGCAGCATCAATATCCGCATGAAGAAAGTTGGAACTAAGACCCCAATTCTTCAAAACCCTTTGTGACAATGCATTTTGCTCCAATGCCCTCTCATGCTCCTCCAACCCTTTATAAATAACCGCAAAAAGCCTCATGTTATGCGCAACCTCAACCGAATTCTGCCCCAACTTTTCTTTGTGAATCTCCAATGCCTTCATACAGAATCCTAATGCATCCTTAAAGTTCAAAAGAGTTACATATGCCTCTGCCAAATCGGTGTCCCTTGCCAAGTTCAGTACTATCTTTCTCCAACATCAATTCCTTAATCTCCAACACTTCCCAAATCCTCATCTCTCCTCCCCATTGCCATCTTCACATTCACCAATTCAAGCTGCACAGCGTGTAACACCGGCCTAAGATCCCAAACATCAAAATCCTCCTCCTCTAATCTACCCAATGCTCTATTAGCCCTATTAAGGTACCCCAAACTATCATTAAACCTTTTCAATCCAAAATTAACAGAACTCATCAATTGTAAAGCCATGGCAACAACCAAAGAGGGCTTACCGCTATCATCTCTATCCAAAGCCTTCAATGCTCTGGTAGCAAAAGATAGAGCCTTTTCAGGATCTTCACCTTCTTGGTCCTGGTCAAGCTTGAGACCGACTTTCAGAGCAGCCATGCCGAGCACCCTCTCTTCAAAAGCCGACTTCATGGCCTTGAAAGCCGCAAGCATTTCTTCGGTGGTTTTTGCAGACTGGAAAGCTTTTTCAAGGTTCGATTTTTCCATGGATTTTCTCTACCTGGAGGAAATTTGAGGCGATGATTCGACGAGGGTGTTCATATTTCGAGATGGGTTTGCTTGGAATAGACTGTTTTGGGAGACCG carries:
- the LOC103445675 gene encoding LOW QUALITY PROTEIN: protein KINESIN LIGHT CHAIN-RELATED 1 (The sequence of the model RefSeq protein was modified relative to this genomic sequence to represent the inferred CDS: inserted 6 bases in 3 codons; substituted 3 bases at 3 genomic stop codons), with translation MQKGFNKNPITNSQKPLNTSTMRKSSISLFSHLTRLRLKSSAPPLLSRNYISDHPFSSPSLPPVLSARFSPCAITHESVSQNSLFQANPSRNMNTLVESSPQISSRXRKSMEKSNLEKAFQSAKTTEEMLAAFKAMKSAFEERVLGMAALKVGLKLDQDQEGEDPEKALSFATRALKALDRDDSGKPSLVVAMALQLMSSVNFGLKRFNDSLGYLNRANRALGRLEEEDFDVWDLRPVLHAVQLELVNVKMAMGRRDEDLXEVLEIKELMLEKDSTELGKGHRXLAEAYVTLLNFKDALGFCMKALEIHKEKLGQNSVEVAHNMRLFAVIYKGLEEHERALEQNALSQRVLKNWGLSSNFLHADIDAANMQITLGNFDEAIKTLKRVVXQIDKASETRALVFIWMGKALCNQERTADAKRCLELACGIFDKRXTVSLVDVSEAYSEITMQYETMNEFETAISLLKRTLALLERLPQEQHSEGSVSARIGWLLLLTGKVSHAIPYLESAAERLKESFGPKHFGVGYIYNNLGAAYLELERPQSAAQMFTIVKDIMDVSLGPYHADSIESCQNLSKAYAAMGSFVLAIQFQQRXVDAWEGHGPSAEDELKEAHRVLEQLKFKSRNTFASNEFTTKALPIPQTQTHASDRSSQGRFAVN